One Natator depressus isolate rNatDep1 chromosome 13, rNatDep2.hap1, whole genome shotgun sequence genomic region harbors:
- the STMN3 gene encoding stathmin-3, whose translation MASTVSAYKEKMKELSLLSLICSCFHTQPHPNTIYQYGDMEVKQLDKRASGQSFEVILKSPSDLSPESPVLSSPPKKKDLSLEELQKRLEAAEERRKTQEAQVLKQLAEKREHEREVLHKALEENNNFSRLAEEKLNYKMELSKEIREAHLAALRERLREKELHAAEVRRNKEQREEISG comes from the exons cCTACAAGGAGAAAATGAAGGAGCTGTCCTTGCTCTCACTGATCTGCTCCTGTTTCCACACTCAGCCGCACCCCAATACCATCTACCAGTATGGAG ACATGGAGGTGAAGCAGCTGGACAAAAGGGCATCTGGCCAGAGCTTTGAAGTGATCCTGAAGTCCCCTTCGGACTTGTCCCCAGAGAGTCcagtcctctcttctccccctaaGAAGAAGGACCTGtccctggaggagctgcagaagaggctggaggctgcagaggagaggaggaag acccaggaggcCCAAGTGCTGAAGCAGCTGGCGGAGAAGCGGGAGCATGAGCGGGAGGTGCTGCACAAGGCCCTGGAGGAGAACAATAACTTCAGCCGGCTGGCTGAGGAGAAGCTCAACTACAAGATGGAGCTGAGCAAGGAGATCCGTGAAGCTCACCTAGCTGCCTTGAGGGAGCGACTGCGTGAGAAG GAACTGCATGCAGCTGAGGTTCGCAGGAACAAGGAACAGCGGGAGGAGATCTCTGGATAA